GGGTCCTGAGGGGTAAGATCCCCCCGCACCGCGCTTCGCTTGGTGGTCCCCCCTTGACGAAGGGGGGGGTGGGAAACTCAGCTGGAAGCCCTCCCAGACAACTAACAATCCCCCTTATCAAGGGGGACAGTCCCGAGTGAAACGAGGGACAGGGGGATCTGGCCTCAGTGCTCCCACACGCCCACCACAAACCCCGGCAAAACCTACAACCACCCCTTCTCCCGTGCCATTCGCGCAGCTTCCACCCGGTTGCTGGCCCCGAGTTTGGAGATGGCCTCCGAGAGGTAGTTGCGCACGGTGCCCTCGGAGAGGTGCAGTTTTTCGGCGATCTGGTGAGAGGTCATGCCTTCATGGGCAAGGCGCAGCACCTGGCGTTCCCGGTCGGTGAGGGGGTCCTGGTCGGACCAGGCTTCTGCGGCCAGCATCGGGTTGATGACGATACCTCCTGCGTGCACCCGCCGGATGGCATCTGCGAGTTCATCGGATGGGGCGTCTTTCAGCAGGTATCCCTTGACGCCAGATTCCATGGCCCGGCGCAGGTAGCCTGCACGGGCGAAGGTGGTCACGATGATCACACGGGTTTTTGGGAGTTGCTGTTTGAGGTCCTGGGCAAGCTCCAGGCCGGTTTTCTCGGGCATCTCGATGTCGGTGATGACAATGTCCGGTTTGACCTCCAGCGCAGCTTTGAGGGCTTCGGCCCCATTCTTGGTGGCGGCCAGAACCTCAATGTCCCCTTCAAGCTCCAGCAATGCTTTCAGGGCACCCAGGATCATCACCTGGTCTTCTGCGATCAGGACGCGAATCATGCGGGCACCCCCTGGATGGATTTCTGGGGGTCCTGCTGGCCTCTGGGGATGCAGACTTCGATGGTGGTGCCAGAGTGGTTTTTCACGGAGAATTTTCCTCCCAGGGCTTCGGTGCGTTCCCGCATGCCCTTCATGCCGTTGCCGATGTGTTCTCCCACGCCCACCCCGTCATCGATGATCTTCAGGATGATGTTGCTCCGTTGTTCTTCCAGGGACACCTGGCAGTTCTGGGCTTTCGAGTGGCGGATGATGTTGGTGATGGCTTCCCTGAGGATCAGTTGCAGGGCGCTCTGCTGCTCAATGTTCAGTTCCACTTCGGTGACGAGGTATTCCAGTTTGATGCCTGCGGCGTCCAGGGCAACTTTGGCCCGTCCCAGCTCGCTTTTCAGGTCCGTGCCCTTGTAGCCCTGCACGGCCAGACGCACTTCGGTGAGGGCGTCCCGTGAGATTTTCTCCACTTCCTTGATTTCCTGCTTTGCCCGCTCGGGGTTGCGGTCCATCAGTTTGGAGGCCAGTTCAGTTTTCAGCACGATCACGCTCAGGGTGTGCCCCAGCAGGTCGTGCAGGTCACGGGCAATCCGTTCCCTTTCTGCAATGCGGGCCAGATTTTCTTTTTCTTTCTGCAGGGTTTTCATGCGCATGCCCGATTCCATCGCTGCATATCCGAAGTGGTTCCCGATGGCCACGGACACGGTCAGGAGCATTGTGGTGATCAGGTCGCCCCAGTGGATGTGCTGCACCACAATGCCCCAGACGAACACTCCCAGTGCAGCAACCGCTGTGGCAATGGTGATGGTCAGGCTGCGCTGGAAAGCCCCCAGACTTGCTGCATACACCAGGAACGTCAGGCCATTCCATTCAAAAAGAGGCATGCCGACAAAAAACGCCAGGAAGCACCAGAGCACAGCCACGATGTTCCAGTAAGGAAAACCCTCCAGGGGCCGTTCGGGTTTGATGGTGCGGAACACCCAGAAGTACAGGGCGAGAAAACCCGCAATGAGCAGACCCCCCTTGAGGACATCCATCACACCATGGATGTTTCCGATCATGTTTCCAATGGGGAAGGTCAGAAAGAAAAGCCATGCCACGGGCATGAAGCGGAACATGGAGTCTCGTCTTGCGTTCATTGCATCTCCAGTCTAAACCTCCCCCCCATGCCTGTGCACAGGGGGGAGGGAAGTGCTCAATCAACCGAAGTTCTTGCCTTCATCTCTGCGGTAGGCGACCAGGGCCATGGCAAAGAAGATCACGGCGTAACCGGCAACCCAGGCCCAGTGCACCAGTTCGGTGGTGTCGCTTTTGGCACCAATGTTCATCCAGCCAATCTGGGCGAAGTGGTAGGCGGGAGTGTAGGGGGCAATGTTGCGCAGGAACTCGGGCATGAATTCGAGGGGCATGAAGAGGCCACTGGCGAAACTCATGGGCAAAAAGATCAGGTTGGCAATCCCGGCAGCACTGTTGGGACCCCCCACGTAACCGATCCACAGACCCAGGGCCACGAAGGCCGAAACCCCGATCAGCAACTTGCCCACGC
This genomic window from Deinococcus cellulosilyticus NBRC 106333 = KACC 11606 contains:
- a CDS encoding response regulator transcription factor produces the protein MIRVLIAEDQVMILGALKALLELEGDIEVLAATKNGAEALKAALEVKPDIVITDIEMPEKTGLELAQDLKQQLPKTRVIIVTTFARAGYLRRAMESGVKGYLLKDAPSDELADAIRRVHAGGIVINPMLAAEAWSDQDPLTDRERQVLRLAHEGMTSHQIAEKLHLSEGTVRNYLSEAISKLGASNRVEAARMAREKGWL
- a CDS encoding sensor histidine kinase, whose product is MNARRDSMFRFMPVAWLFFLTFPIGNMIGNIHGVMDVLKGGLLIAGFLALYFWVFRTIKPERPLEGFPYWNIVAVLWCFLAFFVGMPLFEWNGLTFLVYAASLGAFQRSLTITIATAVAALGVFVWGIVVQHIHWGDLITTMLLTVSVAIGNHFGYAAMESGMRMKTLQKEKENLARIAERERIARDLHDLLGHTLSVIVLKTELASKLMDRNPERAKQEIKEVEKISRDALTEVRLAVQGYKGTDLKSELGRAKVALDAAGIKLEYLVTEVELNIEQQSALQLILREAITNIIRHSKAQNCQVSLEEQRSNIILKIIDDGVGVGEHIGNGMKGMRERTEALGGKFSVKNHSGTTIEVCIPRGQQDPQKSIQGVPA